The genomic interval TACTTTTTTCATTTTCTCTTTTTCGTTTTTGTTTGATTAAACCGAAGGAGGAGCACCTGAATATTTCTTCTCTTTCCGAAACTCGTCTACTTCTCGAGCAGGCCCTTGTCGATGGGCACTTTCACCGTATCGTGCTCGGGATCGAACAGCATGGCCGTACAGAGGCAGTTCTTACGCTGCTTGCTCTGCAGGATCGGGTAGTTGACGCAGCTCTGGCAGCCGACCCAAAACTGGTCGTCGTCGGTCAGCTCCGAATAGGTGACGGGCCGGTAGCCCAGCTCGGAGTTGATCTTCATCACCGCCAGACCGGTCGTCAGGCCGAACAGTTTCGAGCCCGGGAACTTCTTCAGCGACAGGAAGAACGTCTTGGTCTTGATCGCTTTCGCAAGCCCCAGCTTGCGGAACTTCGGGTTGATGATCAGACCCGAGTTGGCCACATACCCGCCGTGTCCCCACGACTCGATGTAGCTGAATCCGGCCCAGGTCCCGTCCTTGTGGAAAGCGATTACGGCCTTCCCCTCGCGCATCTTGCGCGACACGTAATCGGCCGTGCGCTTGGCAATACCCGTACCGCGCGCCTTGGCCGACTCGGCCATTTCGTCGCAGATAGCCTGAGCGAAGCGGGTGTGCTCCTCCGTGGCTACCAAAACATCAAAATCATCGATTGTCATTTCACCAGCTAAAAATTTAAACGACAAATTAGCGGCGGTATCCGGCCGCCTTTTTCCAATGGATTACAATCTGCAAAAGTATTAAAAAAAGACCGGAAGCGGATAAAAATAACAGGAAAATAATTTTTTAACGCGCGCGGCATCCCCGACTCCTTTACCGTCCAGTCGAATCCATCTGGGCAGGAACATATCCGGCGCGCCGCATCCGACTCCCCCGAGATACGACTTCGCGGGAAACGGGAACACGATTCCCCGGACAAGCGGCGAATGCCCGTATATATAGCGGCGGGAAAAGCGAAGGGAAGGCCCGAAAGCCTTCCCTTTCACGGATTCACGGAACGAATCCGGCTAATACCTGTCGCACTTGATTTCGAAAAGCGCCTGAGGATGCTGGCAGACCGGACACCGGTTAGGCGCTTTCTTACCTATATATATGTGCCCGCATTCCATGCAGCGCCAAACGGTGTCTTCCTCCTTGACGAAAATGTGCCCGTCCTTCATCGTGTCGTACAGGCCGCGAAACCGTTCCATGTGCGTGCGCTCGATCTCGGCGATCATAGCGAACTGTCTCGCGATCTCGGAAAATCCTTCCTGCTTGGCGACTTCGCTATAGGCCGGATAGAGATTCTGCCACTCGTCGTACTCGCCCTGAGCGGCCTCGTCGAGATTCTCGAGCGTCGTACCGATCACGCCGGCGGGATACGATGCCGTGATCTCCACCATGCCGCCCTGCAGAAACTCGAAATAGATTTTCCCGTGCCTCAGCTCGTTATGCACCGTCTCGTCGAAAAAGCAGGCTACTTTCTCGAATCCGTCCTTGCGCGCCTGTTTGGCGTACATGCGATAGCGGGCGGCAGCCTGAGACTCGCCGGCAAAGGCTTTCAGCAGATTTTGCTCGGTCAGGCTCCCCTTCAGATCGTTTTTTTCCATAGTCAGTCAAGAATTTGATTAAAAATTATTTATATTGGCAAACCCTGCAATTGGTATTAAATTTGTTTGGGTTTCCCGAAACCATTCAAGCATTCACCCATGACGTCACTTATTAACATTTTACTGATCATGACACACACCTTACCACAGCTTCCCTATGCGGAAGACGCGCTGGCTCCGAGGATGAGCAAGGAGACCATCGAGTACCACCACGGCAAGCACCAGCGTACTTACGTGGACAACCTGAACAAGCTGATTGTCGGCACGCCTTACGAAAACATGTCGCTGGAGGAGATTATCGTCCGTGCCGACGGTCCGATTTTCAACAATGCGGCTCAAGACTGGAATCATACGTTTTTCTTTTTCACGCTATCACCCACTCCAAAATCGATGCCAAGCGGTCCGCTGGCCGAGGCGATCGACCGAGATTTCGGTTCTCTCGACGCTTTCAAAGAGCAGTTCACGTCGGCCGCCGCCGCGCTGTTCGGCTCGGGCTGGACATGGCTCGTCAAAGACCGGGACGGGAAGCTGTCGATCCGGCCGATGCCCAATGCGGGCAATCCGCTGCGCGACGGACTGACGCCGCTGCTGACCGTCGACGTGTGGGAACATGCCTACTACATCGACTACCGGAACCGGCGGGCCGAGTTCCTGAAAAACTTCTGGGACCTGATCGACTGGAAAACAGTCGAAGAACGGTTCGCAAAATAGAATCCCGGCCAACCGAGACACAGCGGCCCGGCGCAGTTGCGCCGGGCCGCGTCTTTTCCGGTTTCGCAAGCCGCCTTCCGCATCGAAGAAGCGTTACATGGCTTTCGGTCGCTTTCCCGTCCGCCACATTCCGTCCGCTCCGAAGGCAACAGACGTCCCCTCGCATCCGGAACGGAACGGGTACGATCCGTTCGTGTCAAACAATTAGACATTCTTGTAAAGAAATCAGACAATCGCATGTCGTTCCAAATTACACAAACGACTATAAACAAGAAAATTACAC from Alistipes ihumii AP11 carries:
- a CDS encoding N-acetyltransferase, producing MTIDDFDVLVATEEHTRFAQAICDEMAESAKARGTGIAKRTADYVSRKMREGKAVIAFHKDGTWAGFSYIESWGHGGYVANSGLIINPKFRKLGLAKAIKTKTFFLSLKKFPGSKLFGLTTGLAVMKINSELGYRPVTYSELTDDDQFWVGCQSCVNYPILQSKQRKNCLCTAMLFDPEHDTVKVPIDKGLLEK
- the rbr gene encoding rubrerythrin; the encoded protein is MEKNDLKGSLTEQNLLKAFAGESQAAARYRMYAKQARKDGFEKVACFFDETVHNELRHGKIYFEFLQGGMVEITASYPAGVIGTTLENLDEAAQGEYDEWQNLYPAYSEVAKQEGFSEIARQFAMIAEIERTHMERFRGLYDTMKDGHIFVKEEDTVWRCMECGHIYIGKKAPNRCPVCQHPQALFEIKCDRY
- a CDS encoding superoxide dismutase — protein: MTHTLPQLPYAEDALAPRMSKETIEYHHGKHQRTYVDNLNKLIVGTPYENMSLEEIIVRADGPIFNNAAQDWNHTFFFFTLSPTPKSMPSGPLAEAIDRDFGSLDAFKEQFTSAAAALFGSGWTWLVKDRDGKLSIRPMPNAGNPLRDGLTPLLTVDVWEHAYYIDYRNRRAEFLKNFWDLIDWKTVEERFAK